CAATTAGCTATTGGCTGTTAGCGATTAGTTCCCCTGTCTTCTGTCTTCTGTCTTCTGTCTTCTGAATTCTGTTTTCCGCTACTCCACCACCCAGGGTTCCAGCAGGTTCTCACCCACGCCTTGAATGAAGCGTGAGGGCTTTGTCAGGATTAATCCGCTCTCACGGTCATACACATTCATAGGGTACGTAATGAAGAGGTTGTCCTTGGCCCGCGTACAGGCGACGTACATAAGCCGTCGTTCCTCTTCAAGATCGTCATCGCTGGCGACCGAGCGCATGGTGGGAAACCGCCCCTCGAGTGCATAGATGATGAACACGGAGTTCCACTCCAGGCCTTTCGCGCTGTGAATTGTGGAGAGTGTCAGGAACTCCTCCTCGGGGCCGGGAGATTCAACATCAACAATACTCTCATTTGGAGGTTCCAGGGCGAGATCGGTCAGCAGTGTTTCAACTTCCTTGTAGCGCTCCGTGATGTTCTGGAACATTTCGAGGTCTTTTTTCCGCTTCTGGTGGTCGTCATAGCGGCCGCGCAGAATCGGTTCGTAGTATTGAAGAACCTGAAATGTCTTTTCTGCCGGTGGAAGATTCGGCGGGGCGGCGCGTTTGAGGAGTTCAAAAAGGTTCTGGATGTTCTCCGAATAGTCATTGAACTGCATCCAGAATTTCGTCGTCGGGAGCGTTTCGGCCCCGTCACGCGCGGGCAGCACACGGTGTTTGAGGATATCGTCGATCACCTTCTCTGCCGTTCGGGGTCCGACGCCGTCGACAAGGAGAAGGATTCGATTCCAGGAGACGACGTCACGCGGGTTCTCCAGCACCCTCAGGTAAGCGACCACGTCTTTGATGTGCGAGGTCTCAACAAATTTGAAGCCGCCGAACTTCACAAACGGGATGTTCGCTTTCGTAAGCTCGATTTCAAGATCAAACGAGAGAAACGACGAGCGAAACAAAACGGCCATGTCCTCAAGCGGCACCCCCTGTTCGCGCAGCTCGAGGATCTTCTGCACAACAAACCGCGACTGCATGTTCTCATTCTCGGTGGAGACGAGTTGCGGGAGACTGCCGCCGGGACGGCGAGTGTAGAGTTCTTTGTAATACATAGAAGAATACAGGAGTCAGGAGTCAGGAGTCAGGAGTCAGGAGTCAGGAGTCAGAATTGCTCTGCGATAACTGGTCAGAAGTTTGCTGACCTCGTCAA
The nucleotide sequence above comes from Ignavibacteriales bacterium. Encoded proteins:
- a CDS encoding ATP-dependent helicase, with amino-acid sequence MYYKELYTRRPGGSLPQLVSTENENMQSRFVVQKILELREQGVPLEDMAVLFRSSFLSFDLEIELTKANIPFVKFGGFKFVETSHIKDVVAYLRVLENPRDVVSWNRILLLVDGVGPRTAEKVIDDILKHRVLPARDGAETLPTTKFWMQFNDYSENIQNLFELLKRAAPPNLPPAEKTFQVLQYYEPILRGRYDDHQKRKKDLEMFQNITERYKEVETLLTDLALEPPNESIVDVESPGPEEEFLTLSTIHSAKGLEWNSVFIIYALEGRFPTMRSVASDDDLEEERRLMYVACTRAKDNLFITYPMNVYDRESGLILTKPSRFIQGVGENLLEPWVVE